The DNA region ATTCAACTATTATATTACACTTATTATTAAGGTAAGTAGAAAACCAACTGAGAGATATCATGAAAATGTCGTCAAAAAATCAGCACAATAAAAGAAACACACACGCGACCGAGGAATCATCCCAAACCAATACATAATCGCGCAATAAAGGCACGGGCAGATTCAGGAAATGCGTTGGTGTCAACATCGTCTTAGGCACGAACTGCCAGACTGAACATGTTCCTTGCCATTCCAATTCCCTCCAGTATTATATAACGATGTTACCGCGACAGAACACGGTAAGATTAAGTAGTCTGAAGAAATCATAGTATCCGTAACAGTGTCGTTTTATGCGTGACGACTGACCAAATGCCACGGTGTTCCCGTCTACAGTAGCCGGACGAGTTCCTTAGACGTTTGTCTCCTTGTTGCTTCTCACGCTGGACGAGCGctgagaagagaagaagcctCGCCGTCTTTGTTCCCGGCCACTGTAGCCGCCGTCTTCCCGCCTGAGACTTCCGCCCCAGAAGTAACACAaggcggagaagaagagcaggacAACCGAAGCCCACATGAAACCGAAAGCCATGGGACCGACCTTGGAGGGCTGACCGTTACGGCTAAAGGCGTTGCGGCCTTGGACGAAGACACCACTGTTTCGCGTATCAGCAATCGCATCACATCATATCGTGAATTTACTTTTGAGTACTCACGTCATCATAGCGGTAGCTATGGTCTGGAATGTCAAGGCGATGTAGGCAAACACGCCAGAAACGTGGCCAACAACCCGAACGCACATAGCGATGAATCCCGTAAAGAAAGACAAAACGCCAAAGAACAAGGCGATGAGCATGAACGGGAAGATGAAGCGAGAAGTAACGAAGTAGTGGTTGTGGCTGTCAACAGTCAGATTCACCCACCATCAACAGCTTGCCATCGGGAAATGTTG from Aspergillus chevalieri M1 DNA, chromosome 2, nearly complete sequence includes:
- a CDS encoding SUR7/PalI family protein (COG:S;~EggNog:ENOG410PP30;~InterPro:IPR009571;~PFAM:PF06687;~TransMembrane:4 (o6-28i113-141o147-168i189-208o);~go_component: GO:0005886 - plasma membrane [Evidence IEA]), translated to MLGRAGLGFAGLFWMASGLLLMWFTFLGGTKNSNPLNRIYFLEAATSNIPGAPATSRWTLWNLCPVVDGKNDCGSNTPDFPFDPASPRNFGTDVNVPSRFVQHHNHYFVTSRFIFPFMLIALFFGVLSFFTGFIAMCVRVVGHVSGVFAYIALTFQTIATAMMTGVFVQGRNAFSRNGQPSKVGPMAFGFMWASVVLLFFSALCYFWGGSLRREDGGYSGREQRRRGFFSSQRSSSVRSNKETNV